The following proteins are encoded in a genomic region of Longimicrobium sp.:
- a CDS encoding TIGR01777 family oxidoreductase, which yields MTRPDPSTTTMRVAVTGSSGLIGGALVERLRRDGHHVVRLVRRPPRAADEVRWDPESHSVDAAALDGLDAVVHLAGENVAGRWTDEKKRAIRRSRIDSTRLLADALARRAHPPRVLVCASAVGFYGNRRGDEVLHEGSGAGSDFLAGVVREWEEASGPATRAAIRVMNLRFGVVLSARGGALAKMLLPFRMGAGGRIGSGRQWMSWISLEDAVEVTVRAITDDALRGPVNAVAGAATNADFTRALARALHRPAIIPVPPLALKLVYGSEMVDGTLLASQRAEPRRLLEAGHRFHHPALSDAIRAALAKG from the coding sequence ATGACCCGCCCCGACCCCTCCACTACGACGATGCGCGTGGCCGTCACCGGCTCCTCGGGCCTGATCGGGGGAGCGCTGGTGGAGCGGCTCCGGCGCGACGGCCACCACGTCGTCCGCCTGGTACGCCGCCCACCCCGCGCCGCGGACGAGGTGCGCTGGGACCCCGAGTCCCATTCGGTGGACGCGGCGGCGCTGGACGGACTGGACGCGGTGGTGCACCTCGCGGGCGAGAACGTCGCGGGGCGCTGGACGGACGAGAAGAAGCGCGCCATCCGCCGCAGCCGCATCGACTCCACCCGGCTGCTGGCGGACGCACTCGCCCGCCGCGCCCACCCGCCGCGCGTGCTGGTGTGCGCGTCGGCCGTCGGCTTCTACGGCAACCGCCGCGGCGACGAGGTGCTGCACGAGGGGAGTGGAGCCGGGAGCGACTTCCTGGCCGGCGTGGTGCGCGAGTGGGAGGAGGCCTCCGGACCCGCCACCCGCGCCGCGATCCGCGTGATGAACCTGCGCTTCGGGGTGGTCCTCAGCGCGCGCGGCGGGGCGCTCGCCAAGATGCTCCTCCCCTTCCGCATGGGTGCCGGCGGGCGCATCGGGAGCGGGCGGCAGTGGATGAGCTGGATCTCGCTCGAGGACGCGGTGGAGGTGACGGTGCGCGCCATCACGGACGACGCGCTACGCGGCCCGGTGAACGCCGTCGCGGGCGCCGCCACGAACGCCGACTTCACGCGGGCACTGGCGCGCGCGCTGCACCGCCCCGCCATCATCCCCGTGCCCCCCCTCGCGCTCAAGCTGGTCTACGGCAGCGAGATGGTGGATGGCACCCTCCTCGCCAGCCAGCGCGCCGAGCCTCGCCGCCTCCTGGAGGCCGGCCACCGCTTCCATCACCCTGCGCTCTCCGATGCCATCCGCGCGGCGCTGGCGAAGGGCTAA
- a CDS encoding XRE family transcriptional regulator — protein MGRKKWSEIRAGADSETLEQAARKTADMLREMPLHELRQARRLSQEALAQVLGTNQAGVSKMERRTDMYVSSLRRYLRAMGGDLEITARFPEGSVRINQFEDLGGSFVSGTVEL, from the coding sequence ATGGGACGAAAGAAGTGGAGCGAGATTCGCGCGGGAGCCGACTCAGAGACGCTCGAGCAGGCAGCCCGCAAAACCGCCGATATGCTTCGAGAGATGCCGCTGCACGAGCTGCGTCAGGCGCGGCGATTGTCGCAGGAAGCGCTGGCGCAGGTGCTAGGCACGAACCAGGCGGGCGTTTCCAAGATGGAGCGCCGCACGGACATGTACGTGAGCTCGCTGCGCCGATACCTGCGTGCCATGGGAGGCGATCTGGAGATCACCGCGCGCTTCCCCGAAGGGTCCGTCCGGATCAACCAGTTCGAAGATCTCGGCGGCTCGTTCGTATCTGGAACTGTGGAGCTCTGA
- a CDS encoding type II toxin-antitoxin system RelE/ParE family toxin, whose amino-acid sequence MTPFSHGCADLGLRAVRINSIDGMRSIWYIPSMAWEIEGTDEFAAWFEALSPAEKEDVVASVDLLESRGPYLGFPHTSGIRGSRHSHMRELRIQHAGRPYRVLYAFDPRRAAILLLGGDKTGDDRWDDTYVPLADDLYDVHLILLQREGLI is encoded by the coding sequence ATGACGCCGTTCAGCCACGGATGCGCGGACCTCGGCCTCCGTGCTGTACGTATCAATTCCATTGACGGAATGCGGTCGATCTGGTACATTCCTTCCATGGCATGGGAGATCGAGGGTACGGACGAGTTCGCTGCCTGGTTCGAGGCGCTGAGTCCGGCGGAGAAGGAGGATGTGGTCGCGAGCGTCGACCTGCTGGAGTCGAGAGGCCCGTACCTCGGCTTTCCCCATACCTCGGGGATCCGAGGATCGAGGCACTCGCACATGCGCGAGCTTCGGATTCAGCACGCGGGCAGGCCGTACCGGGTGCTGTACGCCTTCGATCCCCGACGGGCCGCCATCCTCCTGCTGGGCGGCGACAAGACGGGTGATGACCGATGGGACGACACCTACGTGCCGCTGGCGGATGATCTTTATGATGTACACCTCATACTGCTTCAACGAGAGGGATTGATCTGA
- a CDS encoding DUF4142 domain-containing protein gives MGNAKMQFRGLAACGLVMVTAACATTAEMGASAGAGGASVNASATVMTDANVAAVAHAANMDEIQTSQVALRRSQNAQVREFAQMMITEHTAVDQQMMQMLQAKNMTPQPNAAAQAAMQATQATLANLNQRSGMDFDRAYMMHQVQAHRWTLTSLDQSLIPSTRDPEMKGFLSTRVRPAVAMHLESAQRINASVGGSASTGN, from the coding sequence ATGGGCAACGCGAAGATGCAGTTCCGTGGTCTGGCGGCGTGTGGGCTGGTGATGGTGACGGCGGCGTGCGCCACGACGGCGGAGATGGGGGCGTCGGCAGGGGCGGGCGGGGCGTCGGTGAACGCGTCGGCCACGGTGATGACGGACGCGAACGTGGCGGCCGTGGCGCACGCGGCCAACATGGACGAGATCCAGACGAGCCAGGTGGCGCTCCGTCGCTCGCAGAACGCGCAGGTCCGCGAGTTCGCGCAGATGATGATCACGGAGCACACCGCGGTCGACCAGCAGATGATGCAGATGCTGCAGGCCAAGAACATGACCCCGCAGCCGAACGCCGCCGCGCAGGCCGCCATGCAGGCGACCCAGGCCACGCTCGCCAACCTGAACCAGCGCAGCGGGATGGACTTCGACCGCGCCTACATGATGCACCAGGTGCAGGCGCACCGCTGGACGCTCACCTCGCTCGACCAGTCGCTGATCCCCTCGACCCGCGACCCCGAGATGAAGGGGTTCCTGAGCACGCGCGTCCGGCCGGCCGTGGCGATGCACCTGGAGTCGGCGCAGCGCATCAACGCGTCGGTCGGCGGCTCCGCGAGCACCGGCAACTGA
- a CDS encoding TIGR00730 family Rossman fold protein, which yields MEMKRVCVFCGSSPGTRPVYAEAARAMGRLLAERGIGLVYGGGKVGLMGEVADAVLAAGGEVTGVIPRALMEREVGHQGLTTLHVTGTMHERKALMVDLSDGFVALPGGYGTLDELCEALTWSQLGIHARPCGVLNVDGYFDALLALFDHAVREGFVREAHRGLVLEATEPATLLDAMARFQPPTMEKWIRDGER from the coding sequence ATGGAGATGAAACGCGTGTGCGTGTTCTGCGGGTCGAGCCCGGGGACGCGGCCGGTGTACGCGGAGGCGGCGCGCGCCATGGGGCGGCTGCTGGCGGAGCGGGGGATCGGGCTGGTGTACGGCGGAGGAAAGGTTGGGCTGATGGGCGAGGTCGCCGATGCGGTACTCGCCGCGGGCGGCGAGGTGACGGGCGTGATTCCGCGCGCGCTGATGGAGCGCGAGGTGGGACACCAGGGGCTCACCACCCTCCACGTCACCGGCACCATGCACGAGCGCAAGGCGCTGATGGTGGACCTCTCCGATGGGTTCGTGGCGCTCCCCGGCGGCTACGGCACCCTCGACGAGCTGTGCGAGGCGCTGACCTGGTCGCAGCTCGGCATCCACGCGCGCCCGTGCGGCGTCCTCAACGTCGATGGCTACTTCGACGCGCTCCTCGCTCTTTTCGATCACGCCGTGCGCGAGGGGTTCGTCCGCGAGGCGCACCGCGGGCTGGTGCTGGAGGCCACCGAACCCGCCACGCTCCTCGACGCGATGGCCCGCTTTCAGCCGCCCACGATGGAGAAGTGGATACGCGACGGCGAGCGCTGA
- a CDS encoding helix-hairpin-helix domain-containing protein — protein MNASPKAAALRDLRRIPGVGPTIADDLWRLGFRRVEELRGRDPQTLYDDLCREQGMHVDRCMLYVFRCAVYFATEERHDPELLRWWSWKDGGPAFTRKAGDGPSAPRSGGVAAGG, from the coding sequence ATGAACGCTTCTCCAAAGGCCGCCGCGCTTCGCGATCTGCGCCGCATTCCGGGCGTCGGCCCCACCATCGCGGACGACCTGTGGCGCCTGGGCTTCCGCCGCGTGGAGGAGCTGCGCGGCCGCGATCCGCAGACCCTCTACGACGACCTCTGCCGCGAACAGGGGATGCACGTCGACCGGTGCATGCTGTACGTATTTCGGTGCGCCGTCTACTTCGCCACCGAGGAGCGCCACGATCCGGAGCTCCTCCGCTGGTGGAGCTGGAAGGATGGCGGCCCGGCGTTCACGCGAAAGGCCGGTGACGGGCCCTCGGCGCCGAGATCCGGGGGCGTGGCCGCCGGGGGATAA
- the nhaA gene encoding Na+/H+ antiporter NhaA, whose amino-acid sequence MDVKQTFALPPQRPTPIERLLSPFQDFFSTASAGGIVLIVSTIAALAWANSPWGASYEHLWETPLTVGVPGFGLTYSLHHWINDGLMAVFFFLVGLEIKREVLAGELASMQRAALPAAAALGGMVVPAILYALFNARGEGAAGWGIPMATDIAFALGVLALLGPRTPLALKVFLTALAIVDDLGAVLVIALFYTEQIVWSALGIGALLLGVLALLNRMGARLPITYTLVGVLVWLAFLKSGVHATVAGVLVAMTVPVRTRIDTHEFLDRGRRLLDAFDDTGEEGKRILTSDRQQAIIQDLETTCIQAQSTLQRMEDTLHHWVAFAIIPIFALANAGIRLEGNLGAAFTHPVTLGVIVGLVLGKPIGITLFAWLAVRTRMAALPRGVTWRSIHAVSWLGGIGFTMSLFISALAFPPGALVAEAKIGIFTASILAGAVGWAMLRRAAKPESA is encoded by the coding sequence ATGGACGTGAAGCAGACCTTCGCGCTGCCCCCCCAGCGCCCCACGCCCATCGAGCGGCTCCTTTCGCCGTTCCAGGACTTCTTCAGCACCGCGTCGGCGGGCGGGATCGTGCTGATCGTGAGCACGATCGCGGCGCTGGCGTGGGCCAACTCGCCGTGGGGCGCATCGTACGAGCACCTGTGGGAGACGCCGCTCACCGTGGGCGTGCCCGGGTTCGGCCTGACCTACTCGCTGCACCACTGGATCAACGACGGCCTGATGGCCGTGTTCTTCTTCCTGGTGGGCTTGGAGATCAAGCGCGAGGTGCTGGCGGGGGAGCTGGCGTCGATGCAGCGCGCCGCCCTACCCGCCGCGGCGGCGCTGGGCGGAATGGTGGTGCCGGCGATCCTCTACGCCCTGTTCAACGCGCGCGGTGAGGGTGCGGCGGGGTGGGGGATCCCGATGGCCACCGACATCGCCTTCGCGCTGGGCGTGCTGGCGCTGCTGGGGCCGCGCACGCCGCTCGCGCTCAAGGTGTTCCTGACCGCGCTCGCCATCGTGGACGATCTGGGCGCCGTGCTGGTGATCGCCCTCTTCTACACGGAGCAGATCGTGTGGAGCGCGCTCGGGATCGGCGCGCTGCTGTTGGGCGTGCTCGCGCTGCTCAACCGGATGGGCGCGCGCCTTCCCATCACCTACACGCTGGTGGGGGTGCTGGTCTGGCTGGCCTTCCTCAAGTCCGGCGTGCACGCCACGGTGGCCGGCGTGCTGGTGGCGATGACCGTCCCGGTGCGCACCCGCATCGACACGCACGAGTTCCTGGACCGCGGCCGCCGCCTGCTGGACGCCTTCGACGACACCGGCGAGGAGGGGAAGCGCATCCTCACCAGCGACCGCCAGCAGGCCATCATCCAGGACCTGGAGACGACGTGCATCCAGGCACAGTCGACGCTTCAGCGGATGGAGGACACGCTCCACCACTGGGTCGCCTTCGCCATCATCCCCATCTTCGCCCTGGCCAACGCCGGCATCCGCCTGGAGGGGAACCTGGGCGCCGCCTTCACGCACCCGGTGACGCTGGGCGTGATCGTGGGCCTGGTGCTGGGGAAGCCGATCGGCATCACCCTCTTCGCCTGGCTCGCCGTCCGCACGCGGATGGCGGCGCTTCCGCGCGGCGTCACCTGGCGCTCCATCCACGCGGTGAGCTGGCTGGGCGGGATCGGCTTCACGATGTCGCTCTTCATCTCCGCCCTCGCGTTCCCCCCCGGCGCCCTCGTCGCCGAGGCCAAGATCGGCATCTTCACCGCGTCGATTCTGGCTGGCGCGGTCGGGTGGGCGATGTTGCGCCGGGCCGCGAAGCCGGAAAGTGCGTGA